The proteins below come from a single Chitinophaga pinensis DSM 2588 genomic window:
- a CDS encoding NADPH-dependent F420 reductase, with product MKIGILGSGPVGLTLTEGLIMAGHDVILGTRNPSKESLQQWIKKKGGDHVTALPFREAAAQGELLVICTNWAGTQKAIESAGLWNFKNKVVVDVTNPLDGKGPDQQGRLSFSIGHTNSAGEQLQAWLPPDAHVVKALSCIGHESMFRTQHEQETPTMFICGNKRAAKAAVTTLLNEMGWKDVVDMGTIEMSRNIEPLSILWYAYGFRTGTWSHAFRLVK from the coding sequence ATGAAAATTGGCATCCTGGGTAGTGGTCCTGTCGGACTTACGTTAACGGAAGGATTGATCATGGCCGGCCATGACGTCATACTCGGTACCCGCAATCCCTCCAAGGAATCGCTTCAGCAATGGATTAAAAAGAAAGGGGGCGATCATGTGACCGCTTTACCATTCCGCGAAGCGGCCGCCCAGGGAGAATTACTGGTGATCTGCACCAACTGGGCTGGCACCCAGAAAGCGATCGAGTCAGCCGGATTGTGGAATTTTAAGAATAAGGTCGTGGTTGATGTGACCAATCCCCTGGATGGAAAAGGTCCCGATCAGCAGGGACGACTCAGCTTCTCCATCGGACATACCAACTCCGCCGGTGAACAACTACAGGCCTGGTTACCGCCGGATGCACACGTGGTGAAAGCCCTCAGCTGTATCGGACATGAATCTATGTTTCGTACCCAGCACGAGCAGGAAACACCCACCATGTTCATCTGTGGTAATAAAAGAGCTGCTAAAGCAGCTGTGACGACGTTGTTAAATGAAATGGGCTGGAAGGATGTGGTGGATATGGGCACCATCGAAATGAGCCGGAATATAGAACCGCTTAGCATACTGTGGTATGCATATGGTTTCCGGACAGGGACCTGGAGTCATGCCTTCAGACTGGTGAAATAA